From Apium graveolens cultivar Ventura chromosome 9, ASM990537v1, whole genome shotgun sequence, the proteins below share one genomic window:
- the LOC141682640 gene encoding uncharacterized protein LOC141682640, which produces MASNRSPSPLQSRPSTNPNLRASETNSSIRRSFTGNPFGRPRSFVPNTPANSPAEFGRRLSAGKEGFLRSYEEKENDKVHNLKATKCKSPLKASKNFMSPTISAASKFTPSPRKKILGERNESIRTSISFSDGQESSVSDFDSKSESGFNQNIIEGSSDLAGFHRKEVLKASKRVTFSEEVLPIPHLESSPYNSLYDSETPNKAEKQSDYDCVNLDSSLDLGPFSSPAIAPLDADPSFPPYDPKTNYLSPRPQFLRYRPRQMEIYQSKEGLNFEDNKEFEDNDVTEETDSGDSKEGSTTETLPSEEEEALLLSEPTPVGTPISDQMLTHIFEAKPDSFTISKSEEEELLVSESILTEEEEALLCSEPTPSSTPPISTEMLKQLCEDQKAPKPGFFTRTKFISLILMLLIACASVSFKDVSITSPPAIKDSSFYKLYESSEIASVARKEIDRLAGDFQNWYETSEIAVFAREKLDGLLKDLQQCYDSSDLAINANKYLHSFARELKQYSSQAILYFSKLIPHLGKEDSSISVQFCNITELQEHASKVEYFEANRQKKVAEIHDEYEFEPMVKEEARDDLEEMAHLRSVFSEQDEEESEVQRMIPEEINDSDTAEESEDQSVIDSPAPKAKPEVDAPKVIIATEFVRETEFIFTDRDSESKSEMVLEVVENKPFKDQSVIDSPASIAKSETPTEVVFENKFSATDRDSESKSEVVSEIVENKPFEDQSVIDSLASEAKSEVKAPEAITPTEFVRGTEFSVTDRDSASNSEVVSEVVENKPFVHAMLGISFLVLAVMAASALTFLKKGKNTTAAVNVVKNPEMSGESCPSAMSTFQNSKGSSKKINKAQSQERKSTVNNKRESLASSSEFSTGSPSYGSFTTYERVPIKHHAYGEEEIVTPVRRSSRIRSQITSP; this is translated from the exons ATGGCATCAAACAGATCACCATCTCCACTACAATCAAGACCATCAACAAACCCAAATTTAAGAGCTTCTGAGACTAATTCTTCAATCAGAAGGAGCTTTACAGGCAACCCTTTTGGTAGACCTAGAAGCTTTGTTCCCAACACGCCTGCTAATAGTCCTGCAG AATTTGGACGAAGGCTTTCAGCTGGTAAAGAAGGTTTTTTGAGGAGTTATGAAGAAAAAGAGAATGATAAAGTGCACAATTTGAAAGCCACAAAATGCAAATCGCCATTAAAAGCTAGCAAGAACTTTATGTCCCCAACAATATCCGCAGCTTCAAAGTTCACTCCATCACCAAGAAAGAAGATATTAGGGGAGAGGAATGAATCAATTCGAACATCAATCTCATTCTCTGATGGTCAAGAGTCTTCAGTTTCTGACTTTGATTCAAAGTCAGAATCAGGCTTCAACCAGAACATTATTGAAGGTTCAAGTGATTTAGCTGGTTTCCACAGGAAAGAGGTGTTGAAGGCGTCGAAAAGAGTTACCTTTTCTGAAGAAGTGCTCCCAATTCCCCACCTTGAGTCAAGTCCCTACAACAGTTTATATGATTCTGAAACACCCAATAAGGCCGAAAAACAATCAGATTATGATTGTGTCAATCTTGATTCCAGTTTGGATCTCGGACCTTTCTCTTCTCCTGCTATAGCACCTCTCGATGCTGACCCATCATTTCCGCCATATGATCCTAAGACCAACTACCTCTCCCCAAGGCCTCAATTTCTTCGCTATAGACCCCGCCAGATGGAAATTTATCAAAGCAAAGAAGGTCTCAACTTTGAAGATAATAAGGAGTTTGAAGACAATGACGTCACTGAAGAAACCGATTCTGGAGATTCGAAGGAGGGGTCTACAACAGAGACATTAccatctgaagaagaagaagccctTCTGCTTTCTGAACCAACGCCTGTTGGTACTCCTATAAGCGACCAGATGCTTACACATATTTTTGAAGCTAAACCAGATTCCTTTACGATATCTAAGTCAGAAGAAGAGGAGCTCCTGGTTTCCGAATCAATCCTcactgaagaagaagaagcacTCCTCTGTTCTGAACCAACCCCGTCTAGTACTCCTCCCATAAGCACCGAAATGCTTAAACAATTATGTGAAGATCAGAAAGCACCTAAACCAGGTTTCTTTACAAGAACAAAGTTCATTTCTCTGATTTTAATGCTCTTAATTGCTTGTGCATCTGTTTCTTTCAAGGATGTTTCCATTACTAGTCCACCTGCTATTAAGGATTCAAGCTTTTATAAGCTTTACGAATCATCTGAAATTGCTTCTGTAGCAAGAAAGGAGATTGATAGGTTGGCTGGTGATTTCCAAAACTGGTATGAAACATCTGAAATTGCTGTATTTGCAAGAGAAAAGCTTGACGGGTTACTTAAAGATTTACAGCAGTGCTATGATTCATCTGATCTTGCTATAAATGCAAACAAATATTTGCATAGCTTTGCTCGAGAGCTTAAGCAGTATTCATCCCAAGCCATCCTTTACTTTTCCAAGCTAATTCCTCATCTTGGTAAAGAAGATAGTTCCATTTCGGTGCAATTCTGCAATATCACTGAATTGCAGGAACATGCTTCTAAAGTTGAATACTTTGAGGCCAACCGCCAGAAGAAGGTAGCTGAAATCCATGATGAATACGAGTTTGAGCCTATGGTGAAGGAAGAAGCCAGGGATGATCTGGAAGAAATGGCTCATTTAAGAAGCGTTTTCAGTGAGCAAGATGAGGAGGAATCAGAAGTACAAAGGATGATTCCAGAGGAAATTAACGATTCTGATACTGCAGAAGAGAGTGAAGATCAATCAGTTATTGACTCACCGGCTCCTAAAGCTAAACCAGAAGTAGATGCTCCTAAAGTGATCATTGCCACGGAGTTTGTTCGTGAAACCGAATTCATCTTCACAGATAGAGATTCCGAGAGCAAGTCAGAAATGGTCTTAGAAGTTGTGGAGAACAAACCTTTTAAAGATCAATCAGTTATTGATTCACCGGCTTCTATAGCTAAATCAGAAACTCCTACAGAGGTTGTTTTTGAAAACAAATTCAGCGCCACAGATAGAGATTCCGAGAGCAAGTCAGAAGTGGTCTCAGAAATTGTGGAAAACAAACCTTTTGAAGATCAATCCGTCATTGATTCACTGGCTTCTGAAGCTAAATCAGAAGTAAAAGCTCCTGAAGCGATTACTCCTACGGAGTTTGTTCGTGGAACTGAATTCAGCGTCACAGATAGAGATTCCGCGAGCAATTCAGAAGTGGTCTCAGAAGTTGTGGAAAACAAACCATTTGTCCATGCAATGTTGGGGATTTCCTTCCTTGTTCTTGCTGTAATGGCAGCTTCAGCTTTGACATTTCTTAAGAAAGGAAAAAACACCACTGCTGCAGTGAATGTGGTAAAAAATCCTGAAATGTCTGGGGAGTCATGTCCATCTGCAATGAGCACCTTTCAGAATAGCAAGGGCTCATCAAAGAAAATAAACAAAGCACAGAGCCAGGAAAGGAAGTCGACAGTGAACAACAAACGAGAGTCCTTGGCATCCTCATCAGAGTTCTCGACAGGTTCCCCTTCTTACGGAAGCTTCACAACTTACGAGAGGGTTCCTATAAAGCATCAT GCCTACGGAGAGGAAGAAATAGTGACTCCAGTGAGGCGTTCGAGCAGGATCAGGAGCCAAATTACTTCTCCATGA
- the LOC141687165 gene encoding aspartate--tRNA ligase, chloroplastic/mitochondrial-like: protein MSLYLRALPSLSLKLRPFYLKPPLPLFYLNKFLKPISVKPSRSLSITASASPDTLIPVSKKPIDESLLWVSRSGLCGDLSENDVGKRVCLCGWVALHRIHGGLSFLNLRDHSGIIQVTTLPDEFPEAHSVINDSRLEYVISVEGVVRKRPAESVNKKMKTGMIEIAAENVQILNAVKCKLPFLVTTSDDAKNDPFKEEIGLRYRCLALRRPQMNSNIMLRHRVVKFIRRYLEDLHGFVEIETPILSRSTPEGARDYLVPSRVQPGTFYALPQSPQLFKQMLMVSGFDKYYQIARCFRDEDLRADRQPEFTQLDMELAFTPLEDMLQLNEDMIRQVFLEIKGVQLPNPFLRLTYDEAMSRYGSDRPDIRFDLELKDVSDLFIESPFKVFADAVASGGVIKALCVPSGGKTYSNTALKKGDLYSEAVKSGAKGLPYLKVVSDGDVEGIAALVSNMDQSRKQQLLERCAAESGDLILFAVGSHSSVNKTLDRLRIFLAHQLGLVDNTRHSILWVTDFPMFEWNSLEERFEALHHPFTAPHPEDMKDLSSARALAYDMVYNGVEIGGGSLRIYKREVQEKVLKIIGISREQAEAKFGYLLEALDMGAPPHGGIAFGLDRLVMLLAGANSIRDVIAFPKTMTAQCALTCAPSEVDPQQLKDLSYRN, encoded by the exons ATGTCTCTATACCTCAGAGCATTACCATCTTTATCACTAAAGCTCAGACCTTTTTACCTTAAACCCCCTCTCCCTCTATTTTATCTCAACAAATTCTTGAAACCCATCTCTGTAAAACCCTCAAGAAGCCTCTCAATTACTGCTTCTGCTTCTCCAGACACTTTAATCCCAGTTTCAAAAAAACCCATTGATGAAAGTCTTTTGTGGGTGAGTAGAAGTGGGCTTTGTGGTGATTTGTCTGAAAATGATGTTGGTAAAAGGGTTTGTCTTTGTGGGTGGGTTGCTCTTCATAGGATTCATGGTGGCCTTAGTTTTCTTAATCTTAGAGACCATTCTGGGATTATTCAG GTTACAACACTCCCAGACGAGTTTCCTGAAGCACATTCAGTAATTAATGACTCGAGGCTCGAGTATGTTATCAGTGTGGAAGGAGTTGTTCGAAAGCGGCCCGCTGAGTCAGTAAACAAGAAAATGAAGACCGGCATGATTGAG ATTGCTGCAGAGAATGTTCAAATCTTGAATGCTGTAAAATGTAAGTTGCCATTTTTGGTTACTACGTCTGATGATGCAAAAAACGATCCGTTCAAAGAGGAAATTGGCTTGAG GTACCGATGCCTTGCTTTGCGTCGACCACAAATGAATTCCAATATAATGTTGCGACATCGGGTGGTTAAATTTATCCGTAGGTACCTGGAGGATTTACATGGTTTTGTGGAG ATTGAGACTCCAATACTGTCTAGATCTACTCCAGAGGGTGCACGGGACTATCTGGTGCCTTCAAGAGTTCAG CCAGGAACTTTCTATGCTTTGCCCCAAAGTCCACAGCTCTTTAAGCAAATGCTGATGGTTTCTGGTTTTGATAAGTACTATCAGATAGCAAG ATGTTTCAGGGATGAGGATCTACGGGCTGATAGGCAACCTGAGTTCACACAACTTGACATGGAATTAGCTTTCACTCCTTTGGAGGACATGTTACAGCTGAATGAGGATATGATTAGACAG GTTTTTCTAGAGATCAAAGGTGTTCAGCTACCAAATCCTTTCCTGAGGCTTACATATGATGAAGCAATGAGTCGATATGGTTCTGACAGGCCAGATATTCGTTTTGATCTTGAACTAAAGGAT GTCTCCGATTTGTTTATAGAATCCCCTTTTAAAGTATTCGCAGATGCCGTGGCAAGTGGGGGTGTTATCAAAGCACTGTGTGTACCTTCGGGCGGGAAAACTTATTCAAACACGGCTCTTAAGAAAGGTGATTTATACAGTGAAGCAGTCAAATCTGGGGCGAAAGGGTTACCATACCTGAAAGTCGTGAGTGATG GGGATGTTGAAGGGATTGCTGCCCTTGTATCAAATATGGACCAAAGTAGAAAACAGCAGCTACTAGAACGATGTGCTGCGGAATCGGGTGATCTTATCTTGTTTGCGGTTGGCAGCCATTCGTCAGTTAATAAAACCCTTGACCGCCTGAGGATATTTTTAGCCCATCAGCTGGGTTTGGTTGACAAT ACCAGGCATTCCATCCTGTGGGTCACTGACTTTCCAATGTTTGAGTGGAACAGTTTAGAAGAGAGGTTTGAG gCTTTGCATCATCCTTTTACTGCCCCACACCCTGAAGACATGAAGGATCTTTCCTCTGCTCGTGCCTTAGCCTATGACATGGTCTACAATGGAGTTGAG ATTGGTGGAGGAAGTTTGAGAATTTATAAGCGTGAAGTTCAAGAGAAGGTCTTAAAAATTATTGGCATTTCGCGTGAACAG GCTGAAGCAAAGTTTGGCTATCTTTTAGAGGCATTGGACATGGGTGCTCCTCCACATG GGGGTATTGCTTTCGGATTAGATAGATTAGTGATGCTATTAGCTGGCGCAAATTCGATCCGCGACGTCATAGCTTTCCCAAAGACGATGACTGCTCAGTGTGCCCTCACTTGTGCCCCTTCTGAGGTTGATCCTCAGCAGCTGAAGGATCTTTCATATCGGAACTAG